The Saxibacter everestensis genome has a window encoding:
- a CDS encoding dihydroxyacetone kinase family protein encodes MTKIFNQPSEFAEDQLTGFLDLYADRLRGVPGGVIARRAGEPQVAVVIGGGSGHYPAFAGLVGEGFASGAVVGNIFTSPSATQVYSVAKAANQGRGVILSFGNYAGDTMNFGLAADRLRKEGIDTRIVLVTDDIASADAEDQRRGIAGDFAVFKVMGAAAGEGRSLDQVERLGQAANSATRTLGVAFDGCTMPGASEPLFTVPQGHLGLGLGIHGEPGIRDEPMPSAEDLSHVLVSSVLEHAPTGGSVGESRRVAAILNGLGTTKYEELFLLWGTIAPRLREAGFQPVEAEVGELVTSLDMGGCSLTLMWLDDELERLWCADAYTPAYRKQRSPIAAISADADDFWEPGAEQDVAPQASPAAQRLAGLVRDALGLIATVLQDNEKLLGDIDAVAGDGDHGRGMVKGANAAVEAVELALSNGSPGTASHAADGGSPGASWLLKKAGQAWAERAGGTSGVLWGAAFEAFGASLGDDSERYQPKDAVAAAQAFATAIVELGGATVGDKTLVDALLPFVDELTARVNGGEDLLTAFRHAAALASERAEATSELTPKLGRARPLAEKSLGTPDAGATSMALVLSSLADAELWKGKSWMLEA; translated from the coding sequence ATGACGAAGATATTCAATCAACCCAGCGAGTTCGCCGAGGACCAGCTGACAGGCTTCCTGGACCTTTACGCTGACCGGCTGCGCGGGGTTCCTGGTGGCGTCATCGCCCGGCGGGCCGGGGAGCCACAGGTCGCAGTGGTGATTGGCGGTGGTTCGGGCCATTACCCGGCTTTTGCCGGCCTTGTCGGCGAGGGATTCGCCAGCGGCGCTGTCGTCGGTAACATCTTCACCTCACCCTCGGCCACGCAGGTCTATTCGGTGGCGAAGGCAGCCAACCAGGGCAGGGGCGTCATCCTGAGCTTCGGCAATTATGCTGGCGACACAATGAACTTCGGCCTGGCTGCCGACCGGCTCCGCAAGGAGGGTATCGACACCCGGATCGTCCTGGTCACCGACGACATCGCCTCCGCCGATGCCGAAGACCAGCGGCGCGGCATCGCCGGTGACTTCGCAGTGTTCAAGGTGATGGGAGCAGCGGCAGGTGAAGGTCGGTCGCTTGATCAGGTGGAACGCCTTGGCCAGGCCGCGAACTCGGCCACCAGGACACTCGGCGTCGCCTTCGATGGCTGCACAATGCCGGGCGCCTCCGAGCCGCTCTTCACCGTCCCGCAAGGGCATCTGGGACTCGGACTCGGCATCCACGGCGAGCCGGGAATTCGAGACGAACCGATGCCGAGCGCGGAGGATCTCTCCCACGTCCTGGTGTCCTCAGTCCTGGAGCACGCGCCAACCGGCGGATCAGTCGGCGAGAGCAGAAGGGTCGCCGCGATTCTGAACGGACTGGGCACGACCAAGTACGAGGAACTCTTCCTGCTTTGGGGGACGATCGCGCCGCGGCTTCGGGAGGCCGGGTTCCAGCCGGTCGAGGCGGAGGTGGGCGAGCTGGTGACCAGCCTCGACATGGGTGGCTGCTCGCTGACTCTGATGTGGCTGGACGACGAGCTCGAGCGGCTGTGGTGCGCCGATGCTTATACGCCGGCCTATCGGAAGCAAAGGTCGCCGATAGCCGCGATCAGTGCGGACGCTGACGACTTTTGGGAGCCGGGTGCCGAACAGGACGTTGCGCCGCAGGCGAGCCCGGCTGCGCAACGGCTCGCCGGCCTGGTGCGGGACGCCCTCGGCTTGATCGCCACCGTGCTGCAGGACAACGAAAAGTTGCTCGGTGACATCGACGCGGTGGCCGGCGACGGCGACCACGGGCGCGGGATGGTCAAGGGTGCGAATGCTGCGGTCGAGGCCGTGGAACTGGCCCTCTCGAATGGATCCCCTGGTACGGCCTCGCACGCGGCGGACGGCGGATCTCCTGGAGCCTCCTGGCTGTTGAAGAAGGCCGGGCAGGCCTGGGCGGAACGGGCTGGCGGAACCTCTGGTGTGCTCTGGGGTGCCGCGTTCGAAGCCTTCGGCGCATCGCTCGGCGACGACTCGGAGCGGTATCAGCCGAAGGATGCCGTCGCCGCGGCGCAGGCGTTTGCCACGGCGATTGTCGAACTCGGTGGTGCCACCGTCGGCGATAAGACGCTTGTCGATGCCTTGCTGCCATTCGTCGATGAGCTGACGGCCCGTGTGAACGGTGGGGAGGACCTACTGACGGCGTTCCGGCACGCTGCCGCGCTCGCATCCGAGAGGGCCGAGGCGACCAGTGAACTGACGCCGAAGCTCGGCCGGGCGCGTCCGCTGGCCGAAAAGAGTCTGGGCACGCCGGATGCCGGCGCGACCTCTATGGCGCTGGTTCTCAGCTCTCTCGCTGACGCCGAACTGTGGAAAGGGAAGTCATGGATGCTCGAGGCTTAA
- a CDS encoding MFS transporter: MSTSTAEGVHETRLDRIGIPHVLRWGFLGVLIFMTGNGVESNFISPHMTETLGNDKVDLVATIITMYGVSALVGSYLSGALSDLFGPRRVMLLGFIVWVVFEALFILSLNLESIPLVFLTYFMRGFGYPLFAFSFLVWINSVVPRKRNGTAVGWFYVMFTGGLPTLGSLFAVFSIPAFGGGHNGETMTMIASTGLVVVGFLFAWFGVKEPRGRTRLAPAEDSPRQVLLSGITLTIKEPKILMGFLVRLINTAPEFGMFIILPTIIANDLGWGQSRWLTMTVIVYAGNILFNAAFGALGDKFGWQRSVKWFGVFGSAIGLLLWWYVPHMVEPGSDWGFVLSVLAGTVFGILLAGFVPMGAIMPALVPEHKGAAMAMYTTAAGGAAFLGGAVVAVVRPWGGDVGVVWAFVALYALAFVLVSYLKVPDDTAGARQH, encoded by the coding sequence ATGAGTACCAGCACAGCAGAAGGCGTGCATGAGACACGCCTCGATCGGATCGGCATCCCGCACGTTTTGCGCTGGGGGTTCCTCGGCGTCCTAATCTTCATGACCGGAAACGGCGTCGAGTCGAACTTCATCTCGCCGCACATGACCGAAACTCTCGGCAACGACAAAGTCGATCTGGTCGCTACGATTATCACGATGTACGGTGTCTCCGCTCTGGTGGGTTCGTACCTGTCGGGCGCACTCTCCGATCTGTTCGGGCCGCGGCGGGTGATGCTGCTCGGATTCATCGTTTGGGTGGTCTTCGAGGCACTGTTCATCCTCAGCCTCAACCTTGAATCGATTCCACTGGTCTTCCTCACGTATTTCATGCGTGGCTTCGGCTACCCGCTCTTCGCCTTCTCATTCCTGGTCTGGATCAACTCGGTGGTGCCTCGAAAGAGGAACGGGACGGCGGTCGGCTGGTTCTACGTTATGTTCACCGGAGGACTGCCGACCCTGGGGTCGCTCTTCGCTGTCTTCTCCATTCCCGCGTTCGGCGGCGGCCATAACGGCGAAACCATGACGATGATTGCCTCGACGGGCCTGGTCGTCGTGGGTTTCCTGTTTGCCTGGTTCGGTGTGAAGGAACCCCGGGGACGGACGCGACTCGCACCAGCTGAGGATTCTCCGCGTCAGGTACTGCTTTCCGGCATCACCCTAACGATCAAAGAGCCAAAGATCCTGATGGGTTTCCTGGTCCGGCTGATCAATACCGCGCCAGAGTTCGGCATGTTCATCATCCTGCCGACCATCATCGCGAACGATCTCGGCTGGGGTCAGAGCCGCTGGCTCACGATGACCGTCATCGTGTATGCCGGCAACATCCTCTTCAACGCTGCCTTCGGTGCGCTCGGCGACAAGTTCGGCTGGCAGCGCAGCGTTAAGTGGTTCGGGGTGTTTGGATCCGCCATCGGCTTGCTGCTGTGGTGGTACGTACCGCACATGGTTGAGCCCGGTTCGGACTGGGGCTTTGTACTGTCGGTGCTCGCCGGAACGGTGTTCGGCATCCTGCTCGCCGGGTTCGTGCCGATGGGAGCGATCATGCCAGCGCTGGTACCCGAACATAAGGGAGCCGCGATGGCGATGTACACCACGGCCGCTGGTGGTGCGGCGTTCCTCGGTGGCGCGGTTGTCGCCGTCGTCCGTCCGTGGGGTGGGGATGTCGGCGTCGTCTGGGCATTTGTCGCCCTCTACGCTTTGGCCTTCGTGCTGGTCTCGTACCTGAAGGTTCCGGACGATACCGCCGGGGCGCGCCAGCACTGA